A window from Carassius auratus strain Wakin chromosome 48, ASM336829v1, whole genome shotgun sequence encodes these proteins:
- the LOC113065874 gene encoding OTU domain-containing protein 4-like, whose translation MELRESPADAQQQLTADGTHESRMDEYLRSQGFYRKKIAKDGSCLFRAVAEQVLHCQGSHTRVRAACVNYLRQNRSTYELFIEGNFEKYLENLQDPQSWVGQVEITALAELYKHDFVIFQEPGQPPVNITENGFTKKVRLCFLNGNHYDSVYPQSFEKSAAVCQSILYELLYDRVCGVERSALGPCMRGGKGREKDSEECKSSEESDLEEDEFWSSEPRERPTNGMNPRPPQRGRGRGHTRGRGRDLLSTKAQKSLNPALYRNVEYDVWLRSKRIQQQRDFCMAAGMQYSVGDKCKVQLNNRFYNAYVQEVSPDNGPVTVFIGELNKQETVPLLSLRLPSEETQLWETAEKGKRHGAPNNSTQASSDWESRGSRRSNKMQSQSAPSGRVHKQHSWPPQATSDDAKTKFRRSDQRSSPVCALPEEDSAILELLHKDEHNFPSLGTSPQTATASEVIKKGGDKRGSRKKDQKEHISETEAPQRLVQRQKSTTEEKQGIKVSEEPEQKASSTIKEKVQEKPIPAFPSPPPVVIVSSDPKKAPSSSPSESAKVCSNQSAPEAIKKTPIPPKTGSARSPDSSRFAPVSTSDPSQSISVATPATIQSVPALKPSSQNVPVHTVVLPIPDLNSQTTQTPSQITPVQVPAAIPTQTTLAPSGLIPRASVEPTPSIPPCVPASAIPVSAPARVPAPMLDPPDLSSTNLPINGSSGPPIDEKTVDPHTTVPQIPLSHDPPTSISTSSGPALAPPPDLPQSSFNSSDPPPCDTAMPASGVAPAPELPSQPQQLPNPHVQWSQLLQDPVYPGFPKNEKGEVEPLPPYSFSQKGEDLPKDINILRFFFNLGVKAYSQPMFPPIVYLGALNQAYKMQLRGPPPSSDSPANTTMNSWQHENPSSPQNLSSIPDTSLDSHAPVAPGSSGHVGPIDLGAYSDHPVSIPMPLPPRPTMSWPASSGPSSYVGSYPPVQFSASSYPPPGNPMYPPSSVGYHHMPFPMHLEALNHGPHGRMDFLPFVPPSVDRGQGNGQKSVNPQFGTLQKTAGFPGAQPHLSGGDYKPLDIPVSVATREPPPFSGHYPVMQPFQIGPLQGDMAGFNPLTNGSLGKQGGVFPKSLHAGQIPEDPSRSINPYSSEDKWLVEEMEFHNVDLHNTPSFYSQSYRGGGRRGQDDRGGYRGRSHRGWKDYSGRGRPDEQSFYRNYVRRGAGPRVDAQLPYI comes from the exons ATGGAGCTCCGGGAGTCACCGGCGGACGCGCAGCAGCAGCTGACCGCTGACGGGACGCATGAGAGCCGCATGGACGAGTACCTGCGCTCGCAGGGCTTCTACCGCAAAAAGATCGCCAAGGATGGGTCATGTCTGTTCAGGGCCGTGGCAGAACAG GTGTTGCACTGTCAGGGTTCACACACACGAGTGCGAGCGGCCTGTGTGAATTATCTCAGACAGAACCGATCGACCTACGAGCTG TTCATTGAAGGCAATTTTGAGAAATACCTGGAGAACTTACAGGACCCTCAG AGCTGGGTTGGACAGGTGGAGATCACAGCTTTGGCTGAGCTCTACAA GCATGATTTTGTTATTTTCCAGGAGCCTGGTCAACCCCCAGTTAACATCACCGAGAATGGCTTCACTAAAAAG GTGCGATTGTGCTTCCTCAACGGAAACCATTATGACAGCGTTTACCCACAATCTTTTGAGAAAAGTGCTGCTGTGTGTCAAT CGATCCTGTATGAGCTGCTGTATGATCGAGTGTGTGGCGTCGAACGCAGTGCTTTAGGTCCGTGTATGAGAGGAGGGAAAGGACGAGAGAAGGATTCAGAGGAATGCAAGAGCAGTGAGGAGTCTGACCTGGAGGAAGATGAATTCTG GTCCAGTGAACCCAGAGAAAGGCCAACCAATGGGATGAACCCCAGACCGCCGCAGAGG GGTCGTGGGAGGGGCCACACTCGAGGAAGGGGGCGTGACCTTCTCTCCACTAAGGCTCAAAAGTCCCTAAACCCCGCCCTCTACAGGAACGTGGAGTATGACGTGTGGCTCCGTTCTAAACGAA TTCAGCAGCAGCGGGATTTCTGCATGGCCGCAGGAATGCAGTACTCTGTCGGAGATAAGTGCAAG gtGCAGCTGAATAATCGCTTCTATAATGCTTACGTACAGGAAGTCAGTCCTGACAATGGCCCAGTCACTGTGTTTATTGGGGAACTCAACAAACa AGAAACTGTGCCATTGTTGAGTTTGCGTCTTCCATCTGAAGAGACTCAGTTATGGGAGACGGCAGAAAAGGGCAAAAGACACGGTGCACCAAACAACAGCACACAGGCATCGTCCG ATTGGGAGAGCAGAGGAAGTCGGAGATCAAACAAAATGCAATCTCAGTCGGCTCCCAGCGGTCGTGTGCATAAGCAACACTCCTGGCCTCCGCAGGCCACCTCAGATGACGCAAAAACCAAATTCAGACGGTCCGATCAGCGCAGCAGTCCTGTGTGTGCGCTTCCAGAAGAGGATAGCGCCATTTTGGAGCTTCTGCATAAAGACGAGCACAACTTCCCCTCACTGGGAACAAGTCCTCAAACG GCCACTGCTAGTGAAGTCATAAAGAAAGGAGGGGACAAGAGAGGCTCCCGGAAGAAGGACCAAAAAGAGCATATCTCAGAGACGG AAGCACCCCAGAGGCTTGTACAGCGACAGAAGAGCACCACTGAAGAAAAACAAGGG ATAAAGGTTTCTGAGGAACCAGAACAGAAAGCTTCGTCAACAATTAAAGAGAAAGTACAAGAGAAACCCATCCCTGCTTTTCCTTCTCCACCTCCTGTTGTTATTGTCTCGTCTGACCCCAAAAAAGCTCCATCTTCATCTCCGTCTGAATCTGCTAAAGTTTGTTCTAATCAGTCTGCTCCTGAGGCAATTAAAAAGACCCCTATCCCACCGAAGACTGGCTCTGCTCGAAGCCCAGATAGCAGTCGGTTTGCTCCGGTGTCCACCTCGGACCCATCACAGTCCATCTCTGTGGCCACTCCTGCAACTATTCAATCTGTGCCTGCACTGAAACCCTCATCACAAAATGTCCCAGTGCATACCGTAGTGCTGCCCATTCCTGATCTTAATTCCCAGACCACTCAAACACCATCTCAAATCACCCCTGTCCAAGTACCTGCTGCAATCCCAACTCAAACTACTCTGGCGCCTTCTGGCTTAATCCCACGTGCCTCTGTTGAACCAACCCCGTCCATTCCACCATGTGTCCCAGCCTCTGCTATACCCGTTTCTGCCCCAGCTCGGGTTCCTGCCCCTATGTTGGATCCCCCAGATCTATCTTCTACCAACCTTCCCATTAATGGAAGCAGTGGTCCACCAATTGATGAAAAAACTGTAGACCCTCATACTACTGTGCCACAAATCCCTCTTTCCCATGATCCTCCCACCTCCATCTCTACCTCTTCTGGTCCTGCCCTTGCTCCACCTCCAGACCTGCCTCAGTCCTCATTCAACTCCTCAGATCCACCGCCCTGTGATACAGCCATGCCAGCTTCTG GTGTAGCACCTGCTCCTGAGCTCCCATCTCAACCCCAACAACTCCCCAATCCTCATGTCCAATGGTCTCAGCTCCTTCAGGACCCAGTTTATCCAGGATTCCCCAAAAACGAGAAGGGAGAGGTGGAACCGCTGCCCCCCTATTCCTTCTCCCAAAAAGGAGAAGACTTGCCTAAAG ATATAAATATCCTCCGGTTCTTCTTCAACCTCGGTGTCAAg GCATACTCTCAGCCAATGTTTCCTCCCATCGTTTATCTTGGTGCACTAAACCAAGCCTATAAGATGCAACTTAGAGGGCCTCCTCCTTCCTCGGACTCTCCTGCTAACACCACCATGAATTCATGGCAACACGAAAACCCTTCTTCTCCTCAGAATTTAAGCTCCATCCCTGACACCTCATTGGACAGCCATGCTCCCGTTGCACCTGGTAGCAGCGGCCATGTTGGACCCATAGATTTGGGAGCATACAGTGATCATCCTGTATCTATTCCAATGCCGCTGCCACCAAGGCCAACAATGTCCTGGCCAGCTTCCTCTGGTCCAAGTTCCTATGTGGGGTCGTACCCTCCAGTGCAGTTTTCAGCATCATCCTATCCACCCCCTGGGAATCCGATGTATCCGCCATCATCTGTTGGGTACCACCATATGCCATTTCCAATGCATCTTGAAGCCTTAAACCATGGCCCTCATGGTCGGATGGATTTCTTGCCATTCGTTCCTCCATCAGTGGACAGAGGTCAAGGGAATGGCCAGAAGTCTGTGAACCCCCAGTTTGGGACCTTGCAGAAGACCGCTGGCTTTCCAGGAGCCCAACCTCATTTGAGTGGTGGTGATTACAAGCCTTTAGACATCCCCGTTTCAGTAGCCACGAGGGAACCTCCACCCTTCAGTGGACATTATCCTGTCATGCAACCTTTTCAGATTGGCCCACTGCAAGGAGACATGGCAGGATTTAACCCTTTAACCAATGGGAGCTTAGGAAAACAAGGAGGAGTCTTCCCAAAGAGCCTTCATGCTGGCCAAATCCCAGAAGACCCTTCTCGCTCCATTAACCCTTATTCTTCTGAAGATAAGTGGTTGGTTGAAGAGATGGAGTTTCACAATGTGGATCTCCACAACACTCCGTCCTTCTACAGCCAGTCCTACAGGGGTGGAGGAAGACGTGGCCAAGATGATAGAGGAGGATATCGAGGCAGGAGCCATCGTGGCTGGAAAGATTATTCTGGCCGAGGCAGACCAGATGAACAGTCTTTCTACAGAAATTATGTGAGACGAGGTGCAGGTCCAAGAGTAGATGCGCAGTTGCCATATATATGA